The following proteins are co-located in the Callithrix jacchus isolate 240 chromosome 10, calJac240_pri, whole genome shotgun sequence genome:
- the ZNF408 gene encoding zinc finger protein 408 — translation MEEAEELLLEGKKAVQLAPEPRLGLDLGWNPSGEGCAPSLKDVPPRPSRALFALKSLPRGLALGPSRAKEQRLGVWCVGEPLQPGLLWGPLEEESVSEEKGKGIKPQPEENLSLGPWGDVHACEQSSGWTSLVQRGRLESEGNVAPVWISERLHLQVYQVVLPGFELLLWPRPFSEDPSLAQPGLDREAAVAVVTEVESAVQQEVASPGEDAAEPCTDPGSQSPPGNQAASVVSPGLQFPTQDQLSKDSQPLGPLLQDGNVDEEYPPQAQIPPELQSNLATQQDPDGSEASFSSSARGTQLHAYLAEKLHRPSDQCPPRAKTPEPGAQQPGFPALSRSPPCPAGSSPKQGRRYRCGECGKAFLQLCHLKKHAFVHTGHKPFLCTECGKSYSSEESFKAHTLGHRGVRPFPCPQCDKAYGTRRDLKEHQVVHSGARPFACDQCGKAFARRPSLRLHHKTHQVPAAPAPCPCPVCGRPLANQGSLRNHMRLHTGEKPFLCPHCGRAFRQRGNLRGHLRLHTGERPYRCPHCADAFPQLPELRRHLISHTGEAHLCPVCGKALRDPHTLRAHERLHSGERPFPCPQCGRAYTLATKLRRHLKSHLADKPYRCPTCGMGYTLLQSLRRHQLSHQPEAPSSPPSVPSAASEPTVVLLQAEPQLMNIHREQAISPVRDVVEVTISESREKCFMVPEEPGTAPSLVLIHKDLGFSAWAEVVEVETGT, via the exons ATGGAGGAGGCGGAGGAGCTGCTCTTGGAGGGGAAGAAGGCGGTGCAGCTTG CCCCCGAGCCACGCCTGGGCCTGGACTTAGGATGGAACCCCTCCGGAGAAGGCTGTGCGCCGAGCCTCAAGGACGTCCCACCCAGGCCGAGCCGAGCCCTCTTCGCTTTAAAGAGCCTCCCCCGGGGCTTGGCCCTTGGCCCCTCACGCGCCAAGGAACAGCGCTTGGGGGTCTGGTGTGTCGGGGAGCCCCTGCAGCCCGGCCTGCTCTGGGGGCCGCTGGAAGAGGAATCTGTCTCCGAGGAGAAGGGCAAGGGAATCAAGCCACAGCCGGAGGAG AACCTGTCATTAGGCCCATGGGGAGACGTGCATGCCTGTGAGCAGAGTTCTGGCTGGACTAG CTTGGTGCAGCGGGGCAGGCTGGAGAGTGAGGGAAATGTGGCCCCAGTGTGGATCAGCGAGCGGCTCCATCTGCAGGTGTACCAGGTGGTGCTGCCCGGCTTTGAGCTGCTGCTGTGGCCCCGGCCTTTCTCTGAGGACCCAAGTCTCGCCCAGCCCGGACTGGACAGAGAGGCAGCTGTAGCAGTGGTGACAGAAGTGGAGTCTGCTGTACAGCAGGAAGTGGCCTCTCCTGGAGAGGATGCAGCAGAACCTTGCACAG ATCCTGGTTCACAGTCACCCCCTGGCAACCAAGCAGCGAGTGTGGTGAGCCCTGGACTTCAGTTTCCCACCCAGGACCAACTTTCCAAGGATAGCCAGCCACTTGGCCCCTTGCTTCAGGACGGTAACGTGGATGAGGAATACCCACCCCAGGCACAGATTCCACCTGAACTTCAGAGCAACTTGGCTACCCAGCAGGACCCAGATGGCAGTGAAGCCAGTTTTTCATCTTCTGCCAGGGGCACCCAGCTGCATGCCTACCTAGCCGAGAAGTTACACAGACCCAGTGATCAGTGCCCACCCAGAGCAAAGACCCCAGAGCCTGGAGCCCAGCAGCCTGGCTTCCCTGCACTCTCCCGGAGCCCTCCTTGCCCAGCAGGAAGCTCCCCAAAGCAAGGGCGACGGTACCGGTGTGGGGAGTGTGGCAAGGCATTTCTGCAGCTATGCCACCTAAAGAAGCATGCGTTTGTACACACAGGCCACAAGCCCTTTCTTTGCACTGAGTGTGGCAAGAGTTACAGTTCAGAGGAAAGCTTCAAAGCTCACACACTGGGCCACCGCGGGGTGCGGCCCTTCCCCTGCCCACAATGTGACAAGGCCTATGGCACCCGGCGAGACCTCAAAGAGCACCAGGTGGTACATTCAGGTGCCCGGCCCTTTGCTTGTGACCAGTGTGGCAAGGCCTTTGCCCGCCGGCCCTCCCTGCGGCTGCATCACAAGACCCACCAGGTGCCAGCTGCCCCTGCCCCTTGCCCGTGCCCTGTGTGTGGGCGGCCCCTGGCCAACCAGGGCTCCCTGCGGAACCATATGAGGCTCCATACAGGAGAAAAGCCCTTCCTGTGCCCACACTGTGGCCGGGCATTCCGCCAGCGGGGCAACCTGCGTGGGCACTTGCGGCTCCACACCGGGGAGCGTCCTTACCGCTGCCCACACTGTGCGGATGCCTTCCCCCAGCTGCCTGAACTGCGGCGCCATCTCATCTCCCACACCGGGGAGGCCCACTTGTGTCCCGTGTGTGGCAAGGCTCTCCGAGACCCCCACACGCTCCGAGCTCATGAGCGCCTGCACTCCGGAGAGAGGCCCTTTCCCTGTCCCCAGTGTGGCCGTGCTTACACGCTGGCCACCAAACTGCGGCGCCACCTCAAATCTCACTTGGCAGACAAGCCCTACCGCTGCCCCACCTGTGGCATGGGCTACACCCTCTTGCAGAGCCTCAGGCGGCACCAGCTCAGTCACCAGCCCGAGGCACCCTCTAGCccaccctctgtgccttctgcTGCTTCTGAGCCCACTGTGGTGCTCCTGCAGGCTGAGCCACAACTAATGAACATACACAGAGAGCAGGCCATCTCCCCTGTCAGGGATGTTGTGGAGGTCACCATTTCAGAGAGCCGAGAGAAGTGCTTCATGGTGCCAGAGGAGCCGGGCACCGCCCCCAGCCTGGTGCTAATTCATAAGGACCTGGGCTTCAGCGCCTGGgcagaggtggtggaggtggagacAGGCACCTGA